CTTGTATTCTTGTTCAGGAACTGGTGTTACTTTCTTATAGTTATCTTCTGAAACTGATGACTTCTTGATGTAGTCATTCTTCGGCAAAATTGATGTCTTATATTCATTTTCAGGCACTGAGGGTGCCTTGAAATTTTCACTTTTGATTACTGTGGTTGGTACTTTATTGTATGTTGAATCTGATGATTCATAAGAATATGGTGAATATGCCATAGTGCATGTGGCAATCAAGAAAAATGCCAAAGTACAAGCAAATTGCTTCTTCATTTGGCTTCCCATTGAGAAGATTTGGATTCTCAAGGCTAGATGGctatttgtttttcctttttgttgtgTGTTTTAGGATGGAGGAACTAGGAGTTTATATAGCTTAACTAAGAAGGTGATTAGATGATTTGGATGCTATCAAAATAATCCAAACATATCtttgattttctcattttttggtTAATGCTTTTCCACTAAGGTCTTGAGATAATGGGTAGCCATGAACAATTTATACACATTTGATTAActcacttatttttaaaaattaaatccaAACTTTTATTGACTATTCCAATAATGttgttatatttcttttttgttggtACACTGATAATTTGattgaataaaattttaaaattgaaatatgtatatatatgccTAACAAATATTGTTCATTATTTGATGTCATGATCAAAATTAGTTGGGTCCATAAGTTTTGATGCTTTGAGCACGACTTAtattgacaaaatattttggatTCGATGGGAGCTATTTATTTCCAGTATTATCATATATTAAATCGTCGATTCTTATATTTCATCATCCGTACATAACATTTTTATCGTGAGTAGtgaaatattttaacatttatcCCTGCTCCGATTTCTCTTAATCTGATAAAAATGATCCATGACCGGAAATTatgtaactttaatttaatactccatccgtcccattttatatgtcatctttttactttgcacttgcattaagaaatgatgtaactttacccttctacccttatttaatgttttcttaagtcaactttattattaactattctatcaagggtataataggcaaaatatggtaatttatgaataaattttataaaatgacaagtattgtggtccaactatttatagaaaaggatgacatataaaattgAACGGAGAGAGTACAAAATAGACCAAAAAAGGATATTTTTACTGGTTGATTTCTCATATGGTCATTGAATTATTAATAGTGATTATCTAAAAAAGTCatcttttttcttgatttcaactttctttaacaaaaaagtgatttttgaaCTAATAATTATTAGTTGAGTAACTGCATATTCATTGGATAAAGTAATTACTCAATGacactaattaataaaaaatattgtttgtaTCTTTCATCCAACTTcattattttctctaattttatttgttgttttggtAACCTTGAATATGTATTTTGAAGTTTCTGAATATGGTTGTTATGTTCCCGGTGTTTTGCTATTAAATATATGtaaagaaattaataattgctaaaaaaaatagatgaacCTATGTACATTTTATAGAGTTGATTTCTCATATTCTAGTGTTCGATATTCGTAATATTGAAGCCTGACTAATCCATATGAATTCATAAACTTTcaataaaaagaatttttattcAATTGAAATAAATCTCTGAaaacattcaaattaaaatataatttaaatgacaAAACAATTACAATCCGAAGtagggaaagaaaataaataaataaagaactACAAATTTTGATATCATGCCTTCTAACTCATAATATGAGAACCCTATGGGTTATATATGTTGAGCTGGAGAAGGACTTAAATGAAAGTTCAACATAAAAGATGGAAATTTAATAATATGGAGGCGGTGGTGATGGAGATGGTAATGGATTCTTGTAGTAGTCACTTTTTGGCAAAGAAGGCACCTTGTATTCAGGTTTAGCAACTGAGGGTACCTCTGGAACAGATGGCACTTTCTTGTAGTTATCTTCATGAACTGATGGCTTCTTGTAGTAGTCATTCTTTGGCAAAGAAGGCACCTTGTATTCAGGTTTAGCAACTGAGGGTACCTCTGGAACATATGACACCTTCTTGTAGCTATCTTCTGGAATGGTTGACTTCTTGTAGTTATCGTTTTTTGACAAAGAAGGCACCTTGTATTCCGGTTTAGACACTAAGGGTACTTTTGGAACATATGACACCTTCTTGTAGTTATCTTCTGGAATTGATGGCTTCTTGTAATCGTCATTCTTTGGCAAAGAAGACACCTCATATTCTTCTTTAGGCACTGAGGGCACCTTCGGAACAAATGACACCTTTTTGTAGTTATCTTCTGAAGTTGATGGCTTTTTGTAGTAATCATTCTTTGGCAAAGAAGACGCTTTGTATTCTTCTTTAGGCACTGAGGGCATCTTTGGAACATATGGGACCTTTTTGTAGTTGTCTTTTGAAACTGATGACTTCTTAAAGTagtcaaattttggcaaaaatgactctttatatTCTGGTTTAGCCATCGAGGGTACCTCTGGAACATCTGACGCCTTCTTGTAGTTATCTTCTGGAACTGATGGCTTCTTTAAGTAgtcaaattttggaaaaaatgactCCTTATATTCTGATTTAGCCATCGAGGGTACCTCTGGAACATATGACGCCTTCTTGTAGTTATTTTCTGAAAATGATGGCTTCTTGTTGTAGTCATTCTTTGGCAAGAATGGCACCTTGTATTCCTGTTCGGGAACGGAGGGTACTTTCTTATAGCTATCTTCTGAAACTAATGGCTTCTTGTAGTAAtcattttttggcaaaaatgacttctTATATTCCTTTTCCGACTCTGAGAGTACCTTGAAGTCTTCACTTTTGACTACTGTGGTTGGTACTTTATTGTATGTTGAATCTGATGATTCATAAGAATAAGGTGAATATGCCATAGTGCATGTGGCAATCAAGAAAAATGCCAAAGCACAAGCAAATTGCTTCTTCATTTGGCTTCCCATTGAGAAGAATTGGCTAGATAttgatttgtttttctttttcttgtgttttttaGAATGGAGGAATTAAGAGTTTATATAACATAACTAAGATGGTGATTTTCCCATTTTTTGGTTAATGCTCTTCCACTAATTAAGGTTATGAGATAATGGGATGCCATGAACAATTCATACACAGTTTCTGGACTTGCCtattttcaacatttaaatccaatttttttattgaattttaagaaTGTTGTTCTTGTGTTTTTGTTGGcatattaaaaatttgattaaattagtttttaaaagtTGAGATATGTGTTGGCCTAACAAATATTGTTCATTATTTGGTGTccattaggggtgtacaaaaccgaaccgaaaaccgaatcaaaccgcaaatcgagtcaacccgaaaaaaaaaacccgactagtggtttggttttgaaaaaaaaaaacccgactatatttgggttggtttggttttaactaaaaaaaaccaaccagagaccaaaccaacccgacattatatatataattttaaaattttattttatacataaaaatatttactttgatataatttttaaatatttcttatactttttcatagtttttatcttttaatatattatttcaagtttgaaacttagaattatgaataggccaataaagattatagtccacatatgttggtaattataataaagcttaaatcaaaatcaaattaatactcatgcaaaaagaaaatcaattcaacactaagaatgacaataatattgaatatttgttctttagttttacattggtttagacaattaaaatacataatctaattttaatttcctttaatatttagtcatgtaactaatacttattaaacttaattttagcatgatttagtacttttaaattatgatcattttcattatgacttgttaatttgcaatatttgttttacgcgatttcattattattatttttgttggatattttagtgtcattaatcatatcatattgtgttatatttttaagaaacatcttaaataattgtattttggtaggactaaagaaatatttgaaatacaagtaaattatatgtttgtatgaatactttaccggaaaaacccgaaacaacctgaaaaacccgaaaaaacccgagttttattggtttggtttggtttataaatttaaaagtccgacacaaatggtttgatttgatatttgaaaaacctgaaccaacccggccatgtacacccctagtgtCCATTAGTTATATGTACTTGTTTAGCACGATTTATAATCCATGAcagcatatttattttttttgtttggaaaTTTCCTAAGAAATTCATAGTTGCTACTGTTCGGCTACATCTTGCAAATCATACGTGAAATGTAAACTGCTTTAGGCGAGACCGATGTGACAAATCAAGTGAAAAAGCTTTGGGAGAAGAAATCGATCTCTGGCCTCTCTTACCCTTGCGAGTACCATACATGCTTTTCGTTATCAAGAATGACAATATTTTGGATTTGATCAGTTCTTGATACAAAGAGGAAAAATTAGAAGCTATTATTGTTTTTAACGTCATATATTTAATGTTGTTGGGTTGGCTTAGTTAATTGTCTATTATTTGGAACTTATTGACTTTGATTAATCCAAATTCACGTCGTGTATGATCTTTTTCTAGGAAACAACCGCTCTATGAGAGATTATTTCATTCCATATAGGATCGAATCCTACCAAAAAGATAATCGAGTCAATaatattatcttttaaaatttctcAAAGTTTTATTTTAGAAGTTCTGGATTTAAAAAGTTTCATATTTTGAGCTCAAAACTTCTGCTATATAGATCAAACGCACATTTTATCATAAATGGTGTAACATTTATCTCCCAATTTctctttatttaattaaaatgattcACTACCTAGTTCTCAAGAATTGTATGTTTATAACAATAGAGATcgtttttattcttctttccaATCCTTAGTAacctatatttttaagtatctGATGGTTGTTATGTTCCAAAGTTTTGTTATTAATAGTAAGTGAACAAATTGGCGATTGATGGAAGAATAGATGAAAACAACACAAAATCTTAATAAAAAGAACTTGTATTCAATTGAAATAAACAATCCTCTGGAAatattcaaaatacaaataaagaatTACAAATTTTGATAACATGCCTTCTAACTCATATATGTTGAGCGTGAGAAGGACTTCCTTGAAACATGTTGAGCGTGAAAAATGAAGATTTAATAATATGGAGGAGGTGGTGATGGAGAAGGTGTTGAAGATGATTCATGGTAGTAAGGAGGTGGTGGTGATGGAGAAGGTGCTGGTTTCttgaagtagtcattttttggCAGAGATGGCACCTTGTATTCTGGTTTAGACATTGAGGGTACTTCTGGAACAGATGACACCTTCTTGTAGTTATCTTCTGGAATTGATGGCTTCTTGTAGTATTCATTCTTTGGCAAAGAAGGCACCTTGTATTCTTCTTTAGGCACAAAAGGCACCTTTGGAACATATGACACTTTTTTGTAGCTGTCTTCTGGAATTGATGGCTTCTTGTAGTAGTCATTCTTTGACAAAGAAGGCACCTTGTATTCTTCTTTAGGCACTGAGGGTAGATTTGGAACATATGACACCTTTTCATAGTTATCTTCTGGAACTGATGGCTTCTTGTAGTAATCATTTTTTGACAAAGTAGGCACTTTGTATTCTTCTTTAGGAACTGAGGGCACCTTTGAAACATATGGTACTTTTTTGTAGCTATCTTCTGAAACAAATGGCTTCTTAAAGTAGTCAAATTTTGGTAAGAATGACTCTTTATATTCTGGTTTAGCCATCGAGGGTTCCTCAAGAACATATGATGGCTTCTTGTAGTAGTCATTCTTTGGCAAAGATGGTACCTTGTATTCCGATTTAGGCACTGTGGGTACTTCTGAAACATATGACACCTTCTTGTAGTTATCTTCTGGAACTGATGGCTTCTTGAAGTAgtcaaattttggaaaaaatgactCCTTATATTCTGGTTTAGTCATCGAGGGTACCTCTAGAACATATGACGCCTTCTTGTAGTTATCTTCTGGAACTGATGGCTTCTTGAAGTagttaaattttggaaaaaatgactCCTTATATGCTGGTTTATCCATCGAGGGTACCTCTGGAACATATGACGCCTTCTTGTAGTTATCTTCTGAATATGATGGTTTCTTGTTGTAGTCATTCTTTGGCAAGAATGGCACCTTGTATTCTTGTTCGGAAACAGATGGTTCTTTCTTATAGTTATCTTCTAAAACTAATGGCTTCTTGTAGTAATCATTTTTTGGCAAGAATGACGACTTATATTCCTTTTCAGACTCTGAGGGTGCCTTGAAGTCTTCACTTTTGACTACTGTGGTTGGTACTTTATTGTATGTTGAATCTGATGATTCATAAGAATAAGGTGAATATGCCATAGTGCATGTGGCAATCAAGAAAAATGCCAAAGCACAAGCAAATTGCTTCTTCATTTGGCTTCCCATTGAGAAGAATTGGATTCTAAGGCCAGATATtggtttgtttttctttttcttgtgtgTTTTAGAATGGAGGAATTAAGAGTTTATATAACATAACTAAGATGTTGattttcccattttttttgttaatgctCTTCCACTAATTAAGGTTATGAGATAATGGGAAGCCATGAACAATATATACACAGTTGCCGGACTTACCtattttcaacatttaaatccaattttttattgaattttaagaaTGTCGTTCTTGTGTTTTTGTTGGcatattaaaaatttgattaaattagattttaaaagTTGAGATATGTGTTGGCCTAACAAATATTGTTCATTATGTGGTGTCCATTAGTTATATGTACTTGTTTAGCTCGATTTATATATATTCCACATCATGACAGcatacttcttcttctttttatttgaaatttcttGAGAAATTCATAGTTGCTTTTGTTCGGCTGCACACTGGATAAATCCGATAATATACAATATCTTGCAAATCATACATGAGATGTAAATTGCTGTAGGCGAGCCCGATGTGACAAATCAAGTGAAAAAGCTTTGGGAGAAAAATCGATCTCTGGCCACTCTTACCCTTGCGAGTACCATACATGTTTTTCATTATCAAGAATGACAATATTTTGGGTCTGATTAGTTCTTGATACAAAGAGGAAAAATTAGAAGCTATTATTGTTTTTAACGTCATATATTTAATGTTTTTGGGTTGGCTTAGTTAATTGTCTGCTATTTGGAACTTATTGACTCAGATTAATCCAAATTTACGTCATGTATGGTCTAATTCTAGGAAAAAACTGCTCTATGAGAGATTATTTCATTCCATAGGATCGAATCCTACCAAAAAGTCAATTGAgtcaatcaaattattttttaaaatttatcaaaattgttattttagaaGTTCTGGATTTAAAAAGTTTCATACTTTGAGCTCAAAACTTGTGCAATATAGATCAAATGCACATTTTATCATAAATAGTGTAACATTTATCTCCCAATTCCTCTTTATTTGATTAAAACGATTCACTACTTGGTTCACTTTATTTCTTTATCTCTCAAGAATTGTATGTTTATAACAATATAGGccgtttttcttcttctttccaaTTCTAATAGATTAGACGAATTGTGTCGACTCTTTTGAGTAATATATCTGGAAATGCACCCTACTCTTGTCTCTTGAAATCATCCAATCCTTAGTTACCTATTTTTGAAGTATATCTGATGGTTGTTATGTTCCAGAGTTTTGTTATTAACAGTAAGTGGGCAAATCGGCAATTGCTAGAAGAATAGATGAAAACAACAttaactcttaataaaaaagaaCTTGTATTCAATTGAAATAAACAATCCTCTGGAAatattcaaaatacaaataaagaatTACAAATTTTGATAATATGCCTTCTAACTCATATATGTTGAGCGTGAGAAGGACTTCCTTGAAACATGTTGAAcgtgaaaaatgaaaatttaataatatgGAGGAGGTGGTGATGGAGAAGGTGTTGAAGATGATTCATGGTAGTAAGGAGGTGGGGGTGATGGAGAAGGTGATGGTTTCttgaagtagtcattttttggCTGAGACGGCACCTTGTATTCTGGTTTAGGCATTGAGGGTACTTCTGGAACAGATGACACCTTCTTGTAGTTATCTTCTGGAATTGATGGCTTCTTGTAGTATTCATTCTTTGGCAAAGAAGGCACCTTGTATTCTTCTTTAGGCACTGAAGGCACCTTTGGAACATATGACACTTTTTTGTAGTTGTCTTTTGGAATTGATGGCTTCTTGTAGTAGTCATTCTTTGACAAAGAAGGCACCTTGTATTCTTCTTTAGGCACTGAGGGTAGCTTTGGAACATATGACACCTTTTCATAGTTTTCTTCTGGAACTGATGTCTTCTtgtagaaataattttttgacaaagaAGGCACTTTGTATTCTTCTTTAGGAACTGAGGGCACCTTTGAAACATATGGTACTTTTTTGTAGCTATCTTCTGAAACAAATGACTTCTTAAAGTAGTTAAATTTTGGTAAGAATGACTCTTTATATTTTGGTTTAGCCATCGAGGGTTCCTCGGGAACATATGACGCCTTCTTGTAGTTATCTTCTGAAACTGATGGCTTCTTGTTGTAGTCATTCTTTGGCAAAGATGGTACCTTGTATTCCGATTTAGGCACTGTGGGTACTTCTGAAACATATGACACCTTCTTGTAGTTATCTTCTGGAACTGATGGCTTCTTGAAGTAgtcaaattttggaaaaaatgactCCTTATATTCTGGTTTAGTCATCGAGGGTACCTCTAGAACATATGACGCCTTCTTGTAGTTATCTTCTGGAACTGATGGCTTCTTGAAGTagttaaattttggaaaaaatgactCCTTATATGCTGGTTTATCCATCGAGGGTACCTCTGGAACATATGACGCCTTCTTGTAGTTATCTTCTGAATATGATGGTTTCTTGTTGTAGTCATTCTTTGGCAAGAATGGCACCTTGTATTCTTGTTCGGAAACAGATGGTTCTTTCTTATAGTTATCTTCTAAAACTAATGGCTTCTTGTAGTAATCATTTTTTGGCAAGAATGACGACTTATATTCCTTTTCAGACTCTGAGGGTGCCTTGAAGTCTTCACTTTTGACTACTGTGGTTGGTACTTTATTGTATGTTGAATCTGATGATTCATAAGAATAAGGTGAATATGCCATAGTGCATGTGGCAATCAAGAAAAATGCCAAAGCACAAGCAAATTGCTTCTTCATTTGGCTTCCCATTGAGAAGAATTGGATTCTAAGGCCAGATATtggtttgtttttctttttcttgtgtgTTTTAGAATGGAGGAATTAAGAGTTTATATAACATAACTAAGATGTTGattttcccattttttttgttaatgctCTTCCACTAATTAAGGTTATGAGATAATGGGAAGCCATGAACAATATATACACAGTTGCCGGACTTACCtattttcaacatttaaatccaattttttattgaattttaagaaTGTCGTTCTTGTGTTTTTGTTGGcatattaaaaatttgattaaattagattttaaaagTTGAGATATGTGTTGGCCTAACAAATATTGTTCATTATGTGGTGTCCATTAGTTATATGTACTTGTTTAGCTCGATTTATATATATTCCACATCATGACAGcatacttcttcttctttttatttgaaatttcttGAGAAATTCATAGTTGCTTTTGTTCGGCTGCACACTGGATAAATCCGATAATATACAATATCTTGCAAATCATACATGAGATGTAAATTGCTGTAGGCGAGCCCGATGTGACAAATCAAGTGAAAAAGCTTTGGGAGAAAAATCGATCTCTGGCCACTCTTACCCTTGCGAGTACCATACATGTTTTTCATTATCAAGAATGACAATATTTTGGGTCTGATTAGTTCTTGATACAAAGAGGAAAAATTAGAAGCTATTGTTGTTTTTAACGTCATATATTTAATGTTTTTGGGTTGGCTTAGTTAATTGTCTGTTATTTGGAACTTATTGACTCAGATTAATCCAAATTTACGTCATGTATGGTCTATTTCTAGGAAAAAACTGCTCTATGAGAGATTATTTCATTCCATAGAATCGAATCCTACCAAAAAGTCAATTGAgtcaatcaaattattttttaaaattt
The DNA window shown above is from Solanum stenotomum isolate F172 chromosome 6, ASM1918654v1, whole genome shotgun sequence and carries:
- the LOC125869262 gene encoding protein PELPK1-like yields the protein MGSQMKKQFACALAFFLIATCTMAYSPYSYESSDSTYNKVPTTVVKSEDFKVLSESEKEYKKSFLPKNDYYKKPLVSEDSYKKVPSVPEQEYKVPFLPKNDYNKKPSFSENNYKKASYVPEVPSMAKSEYKESFFPKFDYLKKPSVPEDNYKKASDVPEVPSMAKPEYKESFLPKFDYFKKSSVSKDNYKKVPYVPKMPSVPKEEYKASSLPKNDYYKKPSTSEDNYKKVSFVPKVPSVPKEEYEVSSLPKNDDYKKPSIPEDNYKKVSYVPKVPLVSKPEYKVPSLSKNDNYKKSTIPEDSYKKVSYVPEVPSVAKPEYKVPSLPKNDYYKKPSVHEDNYKKVPSVPEVPSVAKPEYKVPSLPKSDYYKNPLPSPSPPPPYY
- the LOC125869259 gene encoding protein PELPK1-like, producing the protein MGSQMKKQFACALAFFLIATCTMAYSPYSYESSDSTYNKVPTTVVKSEDFKAPSESEKEYKSSFLPKNDYYKKPLVLEDNYKKEPSVSEQEYKVPFLPKNDYNKKPSYSEDNYKKASYVPEVPSMDKPAYKESFFPKFNYFKKPSVPEDNYKKASYVLEVPSMTKPEYKESFFPKFDYFKKPSVPEDNYKKVSYVSEVPTVPKSEYKVPSLPKNDYYKKPSYVLEEPSMAKPEYKESFLPKFDYFKKPFVSEDSYKKVPYVSKVPSVPKEEYKVPTLSKNDYYKKPSVPEDNYEKVSYVPNLPSVPKEEYKVPSLSKNDYYKKPSIPEDSYKKVSYVPKVPFVPKEEYKVPSLPKNEYYKKPSIPEDNYKKVSSVPEVPSMSKPEYKVPSLPKNDYFKKPAPSPSPPPPYYHESSSTPSPSPPPPYY
- the LOC125869258 gene encoding protein PELPK1-like, which codes for MGSQMKKQFACALAFFLIATCTMAYSPYSYESSDSTYNKVPTTVVKSEDFKAPSESEKEYKSSFLPKNDYYKKPLVLEDNYKKEPSVSEQEYKVPFLPKNDYNKKPSYSEDNYKKASYVPEVPSMDKPAYKESFFPKFNYFKKPSVPEDNYKKASYVLEVPSMTKPEYKESFFPKFDYFKKPSVPEDNYKKVSYVSEVPTVPKSEYKVPSLPKNDYNKKPSVSEDNYKKASYVPEEPSMAKPKYKESFLPKFNYFKKSFVSEDSYKKVPYVSKVPSVPKEEYKVPSLSKNYFYKKTSVPEENYEKVSYVPKLPSVPKEEYKVPSLSKNDYYKKPSIPKDNYKKVSYVPKVPSVPKEEYKVPSLPKNEYYKKPSIPEDNYKKVSSVPEVPSMPKPEYKVPSQPKNDYFKKPSPSPSPPPPYYHESSSTPSPSPPPPYY